In Acidobacteriota bacterium, a single window of DNA contains:
- a CDS encoding insulinase family protein gives MGRSMKSLAVVVLALLPAIAVFGDFFPYEVHKKTLSNGLDVIVIPTPEFRDVVNWNTLILAGSRNEVEKGRSGLAHLFEHIAFRHKFEDTPNSYDTRIDAIGAFDNAWTWFDVTYYHPVTFASNLEELAEVQAERFVELDFTERIYRTEAGAVLGEYRRNASNPGLRMSEVMSDLMYGPSHGYGHTTMGYLADVQDMPNSYQSGREFYETYYRPNNAVVIVSGDVDPEEVFALAQETYGSWQPREVPDLPAAEPIDGPLRGHVAWDSDVPPRMNLAYMVPPFDPGSTEGAVMMMLSELLSGETAPLFQKLRYEEKVATGFFAGGQSAEGFDSRPFEASVRFDKAKFDEEGAPLLERTEKMIIGGFEDLKTFSQRPGAAETLNRLKSKLRYDMLSQLDSAHDIAQAFAMYYRFGRDPDVMDQMMEAIERLTPADIDAFAREHFVPSNRVVVTMAHRDAMPDTIQASR, from the coding sequence ACGCCGGAGTTCAGAGACGTCGTCAACTGGAACACCCTGATCCTGGCTGGATCCCGGAATGAGGTCGAGAAGGGCCGCAGCGGTCTTGCGCACCTCTTCGAGCACATCGCGTTCCGCCACAAGTTCGAGGATACCCCGAACTCGTACGACACGCGAATCGATGCGATCGGCGCCTTTGACAACGCCTGGACATGGTTCGACGTCACCTACTACCACCCCGTCACCTTCGCTTCGAATCTGGAGGAGCTCGCCGAGGTGCAGGCGGAGAGGTTCGTGGAGCTCGATTTCACGGAGAGGATCTATCGCACCGAGGCGGGAGCGGTGCTCGGAGAGTACAGGCGGAACGCGTCGAATCCGGGGCTGCGGATGAGCGAAGTGATGTCGGACCTGATGTACGGACCGTCTCATGGCTACGGGCACACGACGATGGGCTATCTGGCAGACGTGCAGGACATGCCGAATTCCTATCAGTCGGGAAGAGAGTTTTACGAGACCTACTACCGGCCGAACAACGCGGTCGTGATCGTGTCGGGCGACGTCGATCCCGAGGAGGTATTCGCGCTGGCTCAGGAAACCTACGGGAGCTGGCAGCCTCGCGAGGTCCCGGATCTTCCGGCGGCAGAGCCGATCGACGGTCCGTTGAGGGGCCATGTCGCCTGGGACTCGGACGTCCCGCCGCGGATGAATCTCGCCTATATGGTCCCGCCGTTCGACCCGGGGTCGACCGAGGGGGCCGTCATGATGATGCTTTCCGAGCTCCTGTCGGGTGAGACCGCACCGCTGTTCCAGAAGCTCCGGTACGAGGAGAAGGTCGCAACCGGCTTCTTCGCGGGAGGACAGTCCGCGGAGGGTTTCGACTCGCGGCCTTTCGAAGCGAGTGTGAGGTTCGACAAGGCGAAGTTCGACGAGGAGGGAGCCCCTCTGCTCGAGCGGACCGAGAAGATGATCATCGGGGGATTCGAGGATCTGAAGACTTTCTCGCAACGCCCGGGCGCGGCGGAGACGCTGAATCGCCTCAAGTCGAAGCTTCGCTATGACATGCTGTCGCAGCTCGACTCCGCACACGACATCGCTCAGGCATTCGCCATGTACTACCGGTTCGGGCGGGATCCCGACGTCATGGATCAGATGATGGAAGCGATCGAGAGACTGACGCCGGCCGACATCGACGCGTTCGCGAGAGAGCATTTCGTACCGTCCAACCGAGTCGTGGTCACGATGGCACATCGTGACGCGATGCCGGATACCATCCAGGCGAGCCGGTGA